In Halobacillus amylolyticus, the following proteins share a genomic window:
- the galU gene encoding UTP--glucose-1-phosphate uridylyltransferase GalU has translation MKVKKAIIPAAGLGTRFLPATKAMPKEMLPIVDKPTIQYIVEEAIEAGIEDIIIVTGKGKRAIEDHFDHSFELEQNLMDKGKFDLLSEVQKSSKLVDIHYIRQKEPKGLGHAIWCARKFIGEEPFAVLLGDDIVRAEIPCLKQLTNQYDRYKSSTLGVQTVKKEEVSRYGIVDGSMVDTRLFNVRGLVEKPHQDKAPSNLAILGRYILTPTIFDILSKQKPGAGNEIQLTDAIAELNKYEAVYAYDFEGRRYDVGEKMGFIKTTIELALEREDLKDDLLDYLSTVLEKEFAT, from the coding sequence ATGAAAGTAAAAAAAGCTATAATCCCTGCTGCAGGATTAGGGACAAGGTTTCTTCCTGCCACAAAAGCGATGCCCAAAGAAATGCTGCCTATTGTCGATAAGCCGACCATTCAATATATTGTTGAAGAAGCAATAGAAGCTGGAATTGAAGATATCATTATCGTGACTGGAAAAGGGAAAAGAGCGATTGAAGATCACTTTGATCATTCTTTCGAGTTAGAACAGAACCTTATGGATAAAGGAAAGTTCGACTTATTAAGTGAAGTGCAAAAATCATCAAAACTAGTCGATATTCACTATATTCGACAGAAGGAACCTAAAGGATTGGGACATGCTATTTGGTGTGCGCGTAAATTTATTGGTGAGGAGCCTTTTGCTGTTCTGTTAGGTGATGACATCGTCCGAGCGGAAATTCCATGCTTAAAACAACTGACAAATCAATATGATCGTTACAAGTCATCGACCCTCGGCGTTCAAACCGTTAAGAAAGAAGAGGTATCTCGATACGGGATTGTAGATGGCAGTATGGTAGATACTCGCCTTTTCAATGTCCGAGGGTTAGTAGAAAAGCCACATCAAGATAAGGCCCCTTCTAACTTGGCGATACTAGGTCGCTATATTCTTACACCGACAATTTTCGATATCCTAAGCAAGCAAAAGCCTGGAGCGGGTAATGAGATCCAACTGACAGATGCCATAGCAGAGTTGAATAAATATGAGGCCGTCTATGCTTATGACTTTGAAGGGAGACGTTATGATGTCGGTGAAAAAATGGGATTTATTAAAACAACGATTGAATTAGCCCTCGAACGTGAAGATTTAAAGGACGATTTATTAGACTATCTTTCTACAGTTTTGGAAAAGGAATTTGCCACATAA
- a CDS encoding acetyltransferase yields MKIILLGNGGHSKVIQEITSALDHEIIGILDSKYSDEFKHNGILYGPFASLNQLLNQEARVIIAIGDNKIRNRLADALEVRPEQYISLVHPTATVSTKARIGRGTVVMPNAVLNAGAWVGEHCIINTGAIVEHDNAVANFVHISPNATLTGNVSIAEGANVGASATIIPGKTIGMWSVIGAGSTVIANIPAYCKAVGSPARIIKKAASVQVLEKTGGDAFDKFKNIPLPATYDRE; encoded by the coding sequence ATGAAAATTATTCTATTAGGAAATGGTGGACATAGTAAGGTGATTCAAGAAATCACCTCAGCTTTAGACCATGAGATCATTGGTATTTTAGACAGTAAGTATAGTGATGAATTTAAACATAATGGCATCTTGTATGGTCCATTTGCAAGCCTAAATCAGCTACTTAATCAAGAGGCGAGAGTCATCATTGCCATTGGTGACAACAAGATCAGAAACAGACTTGCTGATGCTTTGGAGGTCCGCCCAGAACAATACATCTCACTTGTCCACCCGACAGCTACAGTAAGCACCAAAGCAAGAATAGGGAGAGGGACAGTTGTCATGCCAAATGCCGTCCTTAACGCCGGGGCATGGGTAGGGGAACATTGTATTATCAACACGGGAGCGATCGTAGAACATGACAATGCTGTCGCCAACTTTGTGCATATTTCTCCAAATGCGACATTGACCGGAAACGTTTCAATTGCAGAAGGTGCTAACGTTGGGGCATCCGCAACTATCATACCCGGGAAAACGATCGGGATGTGGTCCGTTATCGGAGCCGGTTCAACGGTGATTGCCAACATTCCAGCTTACTGCAAGGCTGTAGGTTCACCAGCGAGAATTATTAAGAAAGCTGCTTCAGTTCAAGTTTTGGAAAAAACAGGAGGTGATGCGTTTGACAAGTTCAAGAATATTCCTCTCCCCGCCACATATGACAGGGAATGA
- a CDS encoding sugar transferase, translated as MKRGLDLVISLFILAGFSPVIFMVAIVVKVKMGSPILFKQKRPGQYGKPFYLYKFRTMITGRDDRGKILPDELRLTNVGKFLRKYSLDEFPQLFNVVKGEMSLVGPRPLLMEYLPLYSSEQAKRHYVKPGITGWAQVNGRNAITWEEKFYFDTWYVSNQSLWLDVKILFITMSKVLKREGINYQGHVSMEKFKGSKEVM; from the coding sequence ATGAAGAGAGGATTGGATTTAGTCATTTCATTATTCATTTTAGCAGGATTCTCTCCAGTTATTTTTATGGTTGCCATTGTAGTAAAGGTAAAGATGGGATCCCCTATTCTCTTTAAACAAAAACGTCCGGGGCAATATGGGAAACCGTTTTATCTTTATAAATTTAGAACGATGATAACTGGAAGAGATGACAGGGGAAAGATTTTACCTGATGAATTACGGTTAACAAACGTTGGGAAATTTTTAAGGAAATATAGCCTAGATGAATTCCCGCAGCTTTTCAATGTAGTGAAGGGAGAGATGAGTTTGGTAGGACCGAGACCATTATTAATGGAGTACTTACCGCTTTATTCATCGGAGCAAGCTAAGCGACATTATGTGAAACCTGGAATTACAGGCTGGGCCCAGGTGAACGGAAGGAATGCAATCACTTGGGAAGAGAAGTTTTATTTTGATACATGGTATGTAAGCAACCAGAGCTTGTGGCTTGATGTCAAAATTTTATTCATTACAATGTCCAAAGTATTGAAAAGAGAAGGTATTAATTATCAAGGACATGTGTCAATGGAAAAATTCAAGGGCTCAAAAGAAGTGATGTAA
- a CDS encoding glycosyltransferase family 2 protein, producing the protein MKTLTVFTPTYNRAYCLQTCYESLIKQTNDDFTWLIIDDGSTDETEELVRRWIDEAMIPITYHYQHNQGMHGAHNTAYEIIDTELNVCIDSDDYMPAEAVDKIVTYWKENGSDKVSGIIGLDSYTDQKIIGTPFPEQIHQSTLFDLYNKYGVTGDKKLVYRTELTKHYPYPIFTNEKYVGLAYKYYRLDEEYEMLLMNETLCCVEYLPDGSSNNMLKQYRSNPKGFAFYRKELMKLSFASLLFKYRQAIHYVSSSLMCKNTKFIKESPNKGLAILAVPFGFTLYMYIMNKTKGAFN; encoded by the coding sequence CTGAAGACGTTAACTGTTTTTACCCCAACATATAATCGTGCTTATTGCCTTCAGACATGTTATGAAAGCTTAATAAAACAAACGAATGATGACTTTACATGGCTAATTATTGATGATGGATCAACGGATGAGACAGAAGAGTTGGTCAGGAGATGGATCGATGAAGCAATGATACCCATTACTTATCATTACCAGCACAATCAGGGGATGCACGGGGCCCATAATACGGCTTATGAAATCATTGATACAGAACTAAATGTTTGTATTGATTCTGATGACTATATGCCGGCAGAAGCGGTCGACAAGATTGTTACGTATTGGAAGGAGAACGGCAGTGATAAAGTTAGTGGAATCATAGGGCTTGATTCTTATACCGATCAAAAAATCATCGGTACCCCGTTCCCTGAACAGATTCATCAATCTACATTGTTTGATTTATATAACAAATATGGAGTAACAGGGGACAAGAAATTAGTCTATCGTACAGAGTTAACAAAGCACTATCCCTATCCCATATTTACGAATGAAAAGTATGTAGGATTAGCATATAAATATTATAGGCTTGATGAAGAGTACGAGATGTTATTAATGAATGAAACTCTATGTTGTGTAGAATATCTTCCGGATGGTTCATCAAATAATATGCTAAAACAATATCGCAGCAACCCGAAAGGCTTTGCTTTTTACCGTAAAGAATTAATGAAATTATCTTTTGCCAGTCTACTATTTAAATATAGACAGGCAATTCACTATGTATCAAGCAGCTTGATGTGCAAAAATACAAAATTTATTAAAGAGTCACCCAATAAGGGATTAGCCATATTGGCTGTGCCATTTGGATTCACGTTATATATGTATATTATGAACAAGACAAAGGGTGCCTTCAACTAG
- the galE gene encoding UDP-glucose 4-epimerase GalE, whose product MTILVTGGAGYIGSHTCVELLNEGYEIVVVDNFSNSSPESLKRVSEITGRTFKSYDVDLLNKKDLDTVFFENHIEAVIHFAGLKAVGESVAEPLWYYKNNVIGTVNLCEIMEKYQVKNLVFSSSATVYGAANVPIPEDAKLAAANPYGRTKHIIEEVLLDLHHSDPEWSIAILRYFNPIGAHQSGHIGEDPTGVPNNLLPYISQVAAGKLERLNVFGNDYPTKDGTGVRDYIHVVDLAAGHLRALQKVQSSSSICTYNLGTGKGYSVIDMVEAFEKSSGQTIPYSILERRPGDVPICFADVSKARDELGWTAKRGIEKMCEDTWRWQQNNPNGYEETSSIPDGTRTPVLSQAKAFFMPLSEG is encoded by the coding sequence ATGACCATACTTGTAACAGGTGGAGCCGGGTATATAGGAAGTCATACGTGTGTGGAGCTTCTTAATGAAGGATATGAAATTGTTGTGGTCGATAACTTTTCAAACAGCAGTCCTGAATCATTAAAGCGTGTATCCGAAATCACTGGCCGAACGTTCAAGTCTTACGATGTCGACTTACTTAATAAGAAGGATCTAGATACAGTTTTTTTTGAAAATCATATTGAAGCCGTCATCCACTTCGCCGGTTTGAAGGCAGTCGGTGAATCTGTTGCAGAACCGCTTTGGTATTACAAAAATAACGTGATCGGCACCGTGAATCTTTGCGAAATAATGGAAAAATATCAAGTTAAGAATCTCGTATTCAGTTCATCCGCAACTGTCTATGGAGCTGCCAATGTGCCAATCCCCGAGGATGCAAAACTAGCAGCTGCCAATCCTTATGGCCGGACGAAACATATAATAGAAGAAGTTTTACTGGATCTTCATCACTCAGATCCTGAATGGAGCATTGCTATCCTGAGATACTTTAATCCAATCGGCGCCCATCAAAGCGGCCATATCGGTGAAGACCCAACCGGGGTTCCAAACAATCTATTACCGTATATATCACAAGTTGCGGCAGGAAAATTGGAGAGGCTGAACGTATTCGGAAATGATTACCCTACAAAAGATGGTACAGGTGTCAGGGATTATATCCATGTGGTTGACTTAGCAGCTGGCCACTTGCGTGCTTTACAGAAAGTGCAATCTTCAAGCAGCATTTGCACTTACAACCTAGGTACAGGAAAAGGGTATAGTGTGATCGATATGGTTGAAGCTTTTGAAAAATCCTCAGGTCAAACAATCCCTTATTCCATCTTAGAAAGGCGCCCTGGAGATGTGCCGATTTGTTTTGCAGATGTGTCAAAAGCGCGTGACGAACTTGGTTGGACAGCCAAAAGAGGAATTGAAAAAATGTGTGAGGATACGTGGAGATGGCAGCAGAATAATCCCAATGGGTATGAGGAGACATCCAGTATACCCGATGGAACAAGAACCCCGGTACTTAGTCAAGCAAAGGCTTTTTTTATGCCTTTAAGTGAGGGATGA
- a CDS encoding EpsG family protein, with product MTILWMNLALVFGFALLAKLGAVSVQYNTVTWIRPNKLLITAALSSLVVVSGLRSNIGDTYFYKHTYEVNTFTWEFIQSQKDIGFGLLQMLLKYVSNDPQLLLITTAFITNSLVIVVLYNYSRMLELSIYVYITGGLFLVSMNGVRQALAAAIAFTAIKFLIEASFTKYMIVILFASLFHLSALILLPIYFLVQVKVWSKATIALIVFSILIVMGYEQFSALLFTAIEGTQYGGYEDFAEGGANLLRVAVDLVPLLIAYLGRNKLREIFPNSDVIINMCLIGCVFMVVATQNWIFARFNVYFGLYQLILVSWVVKLFRERDEKLVYYGIIVCYLVYFYYENVVNLNIIYKSNFL from the coding sequence ATGACTATACTTTGGATGAATCTGGCGCTCGTTTTTGGCTTTGCTTTATTAGCCAAGCTTGGAGCTGTTTCGGTTCAATATAATACGGTCACATGGATTAGACCTAATAAATTACTTATTACTGCGGCCTTGTCGTCACTTGTAGTTGTATCTGGTCTAAGATCAAATATCGGTGATACCTATTTTTATAAGCACACCTATGAAGTCAACACGTTTACATGGGAGTTTATCCAATCCCAGAAAGATATAGGCTTTGGTCTACTGCAGATGTTGTTGAAATATGTTTCCAATGATCCACAACTATTACTCATAACGACAGCTTTTATAACCAATTCACTAGTCATCGTTGTGCTCTACAATTATTCGAGAATGCTAGAATTAAGTATTTATGTTTACATTACAGGTGGTTTATTTCTTGTTTCCATGAATGGAGTCAGGCAGGCCTTAGCAGCTGCGATTGCTTTCACAGCGATTAAATTTTTAATAGAAGCCAGCTTTACTAAATATATGATCGTCATTCTTTTCGCATCATTATTTCACCTGAGTGCTCTTATTTTATTGCCAATTTATTTTTTAGTACAAGTGAAAGTCTGGTCAAAAGCGACCATAGCACTCATTGTTTTTTCCATCCTTATTGTCATGGGATACGAGCAGTTTTCAGCACTGCTATTCACCGCAATTGAAGGTACTCAATATGGGGGATACGAAGATTTTGCAGAGGGTGGAGCCAATTTACTTAGGGTTGCTGTTGATTTGGTTCCGCTTTTAATTGCCTATTTGGGACGTAATAAATTACGAGAGATTTTCCCTAATAGTGATGTGATTATTAATATGTGTTTAATAGGTTGTGTGTTTATGGTTGTTGCTACTCAAAATTGGATCTTTGCCCGCTTTAACGTCTATTTCGGGCTTTATCAATTGATTCTTGTCTCATGGGTTGTCAAACTTTTTAGGGAAAGAGACGAAAAGCTGGTTTATTACGGAATTATTGTCTGTTACCTCGTGTATTTCTACTATGAAAATGTTGTGAATCTAAACATTATATATAAAAGTAACTTTTTGTAA
- a CDS encoding glycosyltransferase family 4 protein, with product MHVINKVLFCATVDYHFKAFHLPYLKWFKEQGWEVHVAASGTTDLPYVDKKFTIPIRRSPLDLKNVEAYNGLKAIMNENNYKIIHCHTPMGGVITRLAARNARKQGTKMIYTAHGFHFCKGAPLTNWLIYYPIEKILAHNTDCLITINQEDYQLASKRFKARTIELVNGVGVDTDVFKPLSDNRRVAIRKSFGYRPNDFLLFYAAEFNKNKNQQLLLHSLARIRDKVPQARLLLAGEGALLENCRELAVKLGISHMVDFLGFRKDIKELVSISDVAVGSSLREGLPVNVMEAMACGLPVVAIENRGHRELVHNNFNGWIIDKNDIDQFANKIEMLARMVDVKEQLGKNGRRVVLSTYSVNHILARNRQIYQTYMGEGEVKEWAVH from the coding sequence ATGCATGTGATCAATAAGGTTTTATTTTGCGCGACGGTAGATTATCATTTTAAAGCCTTTCATTTACCCTATTTAAAATGGTTTAAAGAACAAGGTTGGGAAGTACACGTTGCAGCCAGTGGAACCACCGATCTCCCATATGTTGACAAAAAATTTACCATTCCCATCCGACGATCACCGCTTGATTTGAAAAATGTAGAAGCCTACAACGGGTTGAAAGCGATCATGAATGAGAACAACTATAAAATTATCCATTGTCATACACCTATGGGTGGAGTGATTACCAGGTTGGCGGCACGAAATGCTAGAAAGCAAGGCACAAAAATGATTTACACAGCACACGGTTTTCACTTTTGTAAAGGTGCCCCGCTTACTAACTGGCTGATTTATTACCCTATTGAAAAAATTCTTGCACATAATACAGATTGCCTGATTACGATTAATCAAGAAGACTACCAGTTAGCAAGTAAACGATTTAAGGCGCGAACCATTGAGCTAGTCAACGGGGTAGGAGTTGACACAGATGTTTTTAAACCACTAAGTGACAATCGAAGAGTAGCAATCAGGAAGTCATTTGGGTATCGTCCAAATGACTTTTTATTATTTTACGCAGCTGAATTTAATAAAAATAAAAATCAGCAGCTGCTGCTTCATTCACTAGCTCGAATCAGAGATAAGGTACCACAGGCAAGGCTTTTGTTGGCTGGTGAAGGTGCATTGTTAGAGAACTGCCGAGAGTTAGCAGTAAAGCTAGGGATTAGTCACATGGTAGATTTTTTAGGGTTTCGAAAAGATATTAAAGAACTTGTCTCAATAAGTGATGTGGCCGTTGGCTCAAGTCTTCGTGAAGGGCTTCCTGTAAATGTTATGGAAGCGATGGCTTGTGGACTCCCAGTAGTAGCTATTGAAAATAGGGGACATCGTGAACTGGTTCATAACAATTTTAATGGTTGGATTATTGACAAAAATGATATCGATCAATTTGCTAACAAGATCGAAATGTTGGCAAGGATGGTCGATGTAAAAGAGCAGCTAGGTAAAAATGGAAGAAGAGTCGTTCTCTCAACATATAGTGTTAACCATATATTAGCTAGAAATAGACAGATCTATCAAACATATATGGGAGAAGGAGAGGTGAAAGAATGGGCCGTCCATTAA
- a CDS encoding glycosyltransferase family 1 protein encodes MDEIRPIRILHVVGAMNRAGTETMLMNIYRNIDHDKIQFDFISYSKEEAHYDQEIKRLGGKIIKLNRTSSVKEIYQVIKKYGPYDAVHAHTLFHCGIAIFAAFLAGVKIRISHAHTTLDRSDQLIKKLYISSMRNVINRFSTHLLSCSKQAGIYLFGEKGIHQPNYFYFPNVINYFDLLNKPQKEVSQFKLQEGLGNSLIIGHIGRFIKAKNHPFLLEIMKSIVKKNNAIKLLLVGDGDFRQKIERDAKQAGIYDNIRFVGIREDIPTMLHSMDVFVFPSIYEGLGLVLLEAQASGVPCIVSEAIQPEADLNIGLVSKLSLADGADDWGEKILERAGQKEKNLNKILESFEKNDYSLNSGITKLLNIYQNSHGGSYEKCINHLL; translated from the coding sequence ATGGATGAAATAAGGCCAATAAGAATCCTTCATGTTGTCGGGGCAATGAATCGAGCAGGGACAGAGACGATGCTGATGAATATTTATCGCAATATCGATCACGATAAGATCCAGTTTGACTTTATCTCCTATAGTAAGGAAGAAGCCCATTACGATCAGGAAATTAAAAGGTTGGGCGGAAAGATCATTAAATTAAACCGTACGAGCTCAGTAAAAGAAATATATCAGGTTATAAAAAAATATGGACCTTATGACGCTGTCCATGCTCATACTCTATTTCATTGTGGGATAGCAATTTTCGCAGCATTCCTAGCAGGGGTAAAGATAAGAATTTCCCATGCCCACACGACTTTAGATCGCAGTGATCAACTGATAAAGAAACTATATATATCAAGCATGCGAAACGTAATCAATAGATTCTCTACTCATTTATTATCTTGCAGCAAACAAGCTGGTATCTATTTGTTTGGAGAAAAAGGCATACATCAACCAAACTACTTCTACTTCCCTAACGTCATTAATTATTTTGATCTTTTAAATAAACCCCAAAAAGAGGTAAGCCAATTTAAACTGCAAGAAGGATTAGGGAATAGTCTCATCATTGGCCACATTGGCCGTTTCATAAAAGCTAAAAACCATCCCTTTCTACTTGAAATCATGAAAAGTATCGTTAAGAAAAACAATGCTATTAAGCTGTTACTAGTAGGGGATGGAGACTTTAGACAAAAAATAGAACGAGATGCAAAACAAGCCGGGATCTATGACAACATTAGATTTGTCGGGATCAGGGAGGATATACCAACAATGCTCCATAGTATGGATGTATTTGTTTTTCCATCTATCTATGAAGGGTTAGGGCTGGTATTATTGGAAGCTCAAGCCAGCGGTGTTCCGTGCATTGTATCCGAAGCTATTCAACCCGAAGCGGATTTAAACATAGGGTTAGTATCAAAACTCTCCTTGGCAGACGGAGCAGACGATTGGGGTGAGAAAATCCTAGAAAGAGCCGGTCAGAAAGAAAAGAATCTCAATAAGATCTTAGAAAGCTTCGAGAAGAATGACTACAGCCTAAATTCTGGCATTACAAAACTACTGAACATTTACCAAAATAGCCACGGAGGATCCTATGAAAAATGTATTAATCACCTCCTTTGA
- a CDS encoding DegT/DnrJ/EryC1/StrS family aminotransferase, whose product MRLTSSRIFLSPPHMTGNEQKYIAEAFAGNWIAPVGENIDEFENEIAEYTGAKGAVAVSSGTAAIHLALSLLNIKRGDTVFCSSLTFVATANPIVYQGAEPVFIDSEPDTWNMSPLALEKALHYAFLDGKLPKAVIIVNLYGQSAKYDELLTLCHHYGVPVIEDAAESLGSSYKGISSGTFGDFGIYSFNGNKIITTSGGGMLVSDDLAALDKVRYLATQARDPAIHYQHSVVGFNYRMSNILAGIGRGQLQAIEKRVTARRNIFDYYKEQLSPLPGVYFMPELNVSRTNRWLTALTINQKEAGVTSNQILKMLIKHNIEARPVWKPLHMQPLFKGHKHFSHFEKESLSEQLFHTGICLPSGSNLTSSEQMRVINYVKESFEEALNKEGIV is encoded by the coding sequence ATGCGTTTGACAAGTTCAAGAATATTCCTCTCCCCGCCACATATGACAGGGAATGAGCAAAAATATATTGCAGAAGCGTTTGCTGGAAATTGGATTGCACCTGTAGGAGAAAATATCGATGAATTTGAAAACGAAATAGCAGAATATACTGGAGCCAAAGGAGCGGTAGCCGTAAGTTCAGGAACGGCAGCGATTCATTTGGCTCTTTCTTTATTAAATATTAAAAGAGGGGACACGGTTTTTTGCTCCAGCCTCACTTTCGTAGCCACGGCGAACCCGATTGTCTATCAGGGAGCTGAACCAGTTTTTATCGATTCTGAACCAGATACTTGGAATATGTCCCCATTGGCACTTGAAAAAGCATTACATTATGCTTTTCTGGATGGGAAATTACCAAAGGCAGTCATCATTGTTAACTTGTATGGTCAAAGTGCAAAATACGATGAATTGCTAACCCTCTGTCACCATTATGGTGTGCCGGTAATTGAAGATGCAGCTGAATCCCTAGGTTCTTCTTACAAGGGCATTTCTAGTGGCACATTTGGAGACTTTGGTATCTATTCCTTTAATGGCAATAAAATTATTACCACTTCAGGCGGCGGGATGCTGGTTTCAGATGATTTGGCTGCCTTGGATAAAGTTCGTTATTTAGCTACCCAGGCACGTGATCCTGCCATCCATTATCAGCATAGTGTCGTTGGATTTAACTACCGCATGAGCAATATTTTAGCTGGCATAGGCAGAGGACAGCTTCAAGCAATAGAAAAGCGGGTAACAGCTCGAAGGAATATTTTCGACTACTACAAAGAGCAGCTGTCACCTTTACCAGGTGTTTACTTTATGCCTGAATTAAATGTTTCACGCACAAATCGTTGGCTCACTGCCTTAACGATCAATCAAAAGGAGGCAGGCGTCACAAGTAATCAAATTTTAAAGATGTTGATCAAACACAATATTGAAGCACGCCCAGTATGGAAGCCGCTTCATATGCAGCCACTATTTAAAGGACACAAACACTTTTCCCATTTTGAAAAAGAATCTTTGTCCGAACAGCTCTTTCATACGGGCATTTGCCTTCCTTCAGGTTCAAACCTTACTAGTTCTGAACAAATGAGGGTGATTAACTATGTGAAAGAATCCTTTGAAGAAGCTTTAAATAAAGAAGGTATAGTATGA
- a CDS encoding glycosyltransferase family 1 protein, producing the protein MGRPLRVLHVVVNMNRGGAETLIMNLYRNIDRSKVQFDFLTCKEGVFDSEITSMGGVIHRIPYVTDVGHQGYKKALANFFQTNQTYKIVHSHMDKMSGIVLHAAKKARVPVRIAHSHNTRSEGGIASQLYKFLAGSTIRQHATHLYACSNAAAKWLFGGRSDQAFILKNGVDCDRFIYSTEARTKIREQLGLEHNSFVLGHVGRFAQQKNHLFLIDVFAKLTKVHPNTRLILVGDGPLKSQIKEKITELGIESKVKVLGVRKDIHRLLQAYDLFVFPSLHEGLPVTLIEAQNAGLPCIIADTITSEVDMGLNLVRRLSLKEQKLWLNAIQEQISKTPVRTIDRSALHQKGYDIRKTASHAQTSYIDLGGEVS; encoded by the coding sequence ATGGGCCGTCCATTAAGGGTATTGCATGTAGTAGTTAACATGAATCGCGGTGGAGCGGAAACATTGATCATGAATTTGTATCGAAATATAGATCGTTCAAAAGTCCAATTCGACTTTTTAACATGTAAGGAAGGTGTTTTTGATTCAGAAATTACCTCGATGGGTGGGGTCATCCACAGGATTCCGTATGTGACGGATGTAGGGCATCAAGGGTATAAAAAGGCACTGGCAAACTTTTTTCAAACCAATCAAACCTACAAAATTGTTCACTCTCACATGGATAAAATGAGCGGAATTGTTCTGCATGCGGCAAAGAAAGCGCGAGTACCTGTCCGGATTGCCCACAGTCATAACACTCGGAGTGAGGGCGGAATCGCCTCTCAATTATATAAATTTCTTGCCGGGAGCACTATTAGACAGCATGCAACTCATCTGTATGCATGTTCAAATGCTGCAGCAAAATGGTTGTTTGGAGGCAGATCAGATCAAGCCTTTATCTTAAAAAATGGTGTTGATTGTGATAGGTTTATCTATTCTACAGAGGCTCGAACTAAAATAAGAGAACAGCTGGGATTGGAGCATAATTCTTTTGTATTAGGACATGTAGGCAGGTTTGCCCAGCAGAAAAATCATCTATTTCTAATAGATGTGTTTGCCAAATTAACTAAAGTTCATCCAAATACGAGGCTCATTTTAGTCGGGGACGGTCCTTTAAAATCGCAGATTAAAGAAAAGATTACAGAACTAGGGATAGAAAGTAAGGTTAAGGTCCTGGGGGTTCGAAAAGATATCCATCGATTGCTCCAGGCCTATGACTTATTTGTTTTCCCTTCCCTTCATGAAGGATTACCCGTAACTCTGATAGAAGCTCAAAACGCTGGTTTGCCTTGTATTATTGCAGACACCATTACATCGGAAGTAGATATGGGGCTTAATTTAGTAAGGCGATTGTCTTTAAAAGAGCAAAAACTGTGGTTGAATGCGATTCAAGAACAAATTTCAAAAACTCCTGTGAGAACAATTGACAGAAGTGCCCTACACCAAAAAGGATATGATATCCGAAAAACAGCTTCCCACGCACAAACTTCCTATATTGATTTAGGTGGTGAGGTAAGCTGA
- a CDS encoding helix-turn-helix domain-containing protein, translating to MIGNNIHNIRKSKGLSLSGLAKKANISKSYLSNIERNVNKNPSIQMINKIASVLDVEINALLKQEPSLEPSQRLEYEWIQFVNELKESGVQKDQLQEYKGLIEFIKWRNHYRKE from the coding sequence ATGATAGGAAATAACATCCATAATATTCGAAAAAGCAAAGGACTCTCCTTATCAGGGCTCGCCAAAAAGGCGAATATTTCTAAATCATATTTGAGCAACATCGAGCGAAACGTAAACAAAAATCCATCAATCCAAATGATTAATAAGATTGCATCCGTTTTGGATGTCGAGATTAACGCTTTGTTAAAACAGGAACCCTCCTTGGAACCGTCACAAAGACTTGAATATGAGTGGATTCAATTTGTGAATGAATTAAAAGAATCAGGGGTTCAGAAGGATCAGCTTCAGGAATATAAGGGGTTGATTGAATTTATTAAGTGGCGGAATCATTACAGGAAAGAGTAA